The Frondihabitans australicus genome includes a region encoding these proteins:
- a CDS encoding LLM class flavin-dependent oxidoreductase — protein MAPRAQHFGWFFGRGFGPQGWLRDDYLWGHRWDRPQLYQQSAKELEQAGLDLLIIEDSLSPGPREQLDLRVRSALGAPKLDPLLLTPYLFAATEHLGVAPTINAGVYPPYLAARQFATLQHLSDYRVGLNVVTDVKGSRHFGIPELAHDQAYDRAEEWMHVVRRLWHSWADGAIVEDTETWRYADGTKLDAFEHRGDYFSLDGPLNALPFDRQADTAAGAPAAGAGDGDPVIVSPGGSGRGLQFAGHNSDVQLALAPLDADSVRAYREKIHAAARAEGRDPESIRILFVFTPEIVPSDEEADRLVRASAHPSDSDLHEVIERQSIITETDLTGQDLDSPLDLTVFGQHVSAGSIGGLVGKHDPSTPLRELFTAKYRKGRIADGTGTVGTVRQVADFIEALGDDAGNDGFIFNGDLHPATVHRVLDRLVPELRRRGILRTEFGGGGLRGNLFDF, from the coding sequence ATGGCTCCACGCGCACAGCACTTCGGATGGTTCTTCGGCCGCGGCTTCGGCCCGCAGGGCTGGCTGCGCGACGACTACCTGTGGGGCCACCGGTGGGACCGCCCGCAGCTCTACCAGCAGTCCGCGAAAGAGCTCGAGCAGGCCGGCCTCGACCTCCTCATCATCGAGGACAGCCTCTCCCCCGGGCCGCGTGAGCAGCTCGACCTCCGCGTGCGGAGCGCACTCGGCGCCCCGAAGCTCGATCCGCTGCTCCTGACCCCCTATCTCTTCGCGGCCACCGAGCACCTCGGGGTGGCGCCGACGATCAACGCGGGCGTCTACCCGCCCTACCTCGCCGCCCGGCAGTTCGCGACGCTGCAGCACCTGAGCGACTACCGCGTCGGCCTCAATGTCGTCACCGACGTCAAGGGCAGCCGCCACTTCGGCATCCCCGAGCTCGCCCACGACCAGGCGTACGACCGCGCCGAGGAGTGGATGCACGTCGTCCGCCGCCTCTGGCACAGCTGGGCCGACGGCGCGATCGTCGAGGACACCGAGACGTGGCGGTACGCCGACGGCACGAAACTCGACGCGTTCGAGCACCGGGGCGACTACTTCTCGCTCGACGGGCCCCTGAACGCCCTGCCGTTCGACCGACAGGCCGACACGGCGGCAGGAGCACCCGCAGCAGGAGCAGGCGACGGCGACCCGGTGATCGTGTCCCCCGGCGGCTCGGGCCGCGGCCTGCAGTTCGCCGGCCACAACAGCGACGTGCAGCTCGCCCTGGCGCCCCTCGACGCCGACAGCGTGCGGGCGTACCGCGAGAAGATCCACGCGGCGGCGCGGGCCGAGGGGCGCGACCCCGAGAGCATCCGGATCCTGTTCGTCTTCACCCCCGAGATCGTGCCGAGCGACGAGGAGGCCGACCGCCTGGTGAGGGCGTCGGCGCATCCGTCCGACTCCGACCTGCACGAGGTCATCGAGCGGCAGTCGATCATCACCGAGACCGACCTGACCGGGCAGGATCTCGACAGTCCGCTCGACCTCACCGTCTTCGGCCAGCACGTCTCCGCCGGATCGATCGGCGGTCTCGTCGGCAAGCACGACCCGTCGACGCCGCTGCGCGAGCTGTTCACCGCGAAGTACCGCAAGGGCCGCATCGCCGACGGCACCGGCACCGTCGGCACCGTCCGCCAGGTCGCCGACTTCATCGAGGCGCTCGGCGACGACGCAGGAAACGACGGCTTCATCTTCAATGGCGACCTGCACCCGGCGACGGTGCATCGCGTGCTCGACCGGCTCGTTCCCGAGCTGCGACGGCGCGGGATCCTGCGCACCGAGTTCGGCGGAGGCGGCCTCCGGGGCAACCTCTTCGACTTCTAG
- a CDS encoding LamG domain-containing protein: MGISIRALRRTLAVTAVGALVTAGALVATSSAQADTAPVNPTDPKTPVSVSADALPAPQIDGVVWVQAVSGNTVFVGGNFQKVRPAGAAAGTSTVSQPYFFSYNLTTGVMNAAFAPKLNAQVRAIVPSADGSTVYASGSFTTVNGVTRNRVAEFNATTGALITTFTATPNYVVNALALSGNQLFIGGGFTTVGGATHNHVASVNATTGAVNNAFTTDLEGGSATSLTADPDGSRIVVGGNFQTTNGSSNPGFGVAMVTSTTGSLLPLKANAQLRDASDGSGVTSLASDASGFYVSGYDYGGDGNFEGSWHASWTDGTLIWLEDCHGDSYSIAVTDNAEYLAGHPHVCSTLGGFPQTNPFTYHRGIAFTKVATQTLTRSADLTNWAGKPAPSLLDWFPDFNVGTFTGESQGPWSVATSADSRYVVYGGEFTTVNGVKQQGLVRFELPAFAPNKMGPTTNLAAPTFSSVGNTSVTVNWKTVSDQDNQTLTYSIYRDGSTTPIATKQVASTFWNLPSASWTDTTVTAGTTHTYRVAASDPFGNTQPGVAATVKTTGTAGGGGGGGGGGTTPTGYAATVASQGAVDYWRLDQASGTTAADSRGSLPMTLQAGVTSGTAGAISDGDKASTFNGTTTGTASTTSPITAPNTFSVAAWFKTTTTAGGKIVGFGDTQTGGSGKYDRHVFMNADGTLTYGVRTNGVNKPISTTAKYNDGAWHFVVGTTSSAGSTFYVDGKLVGSDASATSGQTNTGYWRIGGDKTWTTGVQWFAGSIDDVSIYAAPLSAAQVAAQWTAAGH, translated from the coding sequence ATGGGGATCTCCATCCGTGCGCTCCGGCGTACTCTCGCAGTCACCGCGGTCGGTGCGCTGGTCACCGCCGGCGCTCTCGTCGCCACGTCGTCGGCTCAGGCCGACACCGCCCCGGTCAACCCGACCGACCCGAAGACCCCGGTCTCGGTCTCGGCGGACGCCCTGCCCGCGCCGCAGATCGACGGCGTCGTCTGGGTCCAGGCTGTCTCGGGCAACACGGTGTTCGTCGGCGGCAACTTCCAGAAGGTGCGCCCCGCGGGTGCGGCCGCCGGCACGAGCACCGTGTCGCAGCCCTACTTCTTCTCGTACAACCTCACGACCGGCGTGATGAACGCCGCCTTCGCGCCGAAGCTCAATGCGCAGGTGCGAGCGATCGTCCCGTCGGCGGACGGCTCCACCGTCTACGCGTCGGGTAGCTTCACGACGGTCAACGGCGTGACGCGCAACCGCGTGGCCGAGTTCAATGCGACCACGGGCGCGCTGATCACCACCTTCACCGCGACCCCGAACTACGTGGTGAACGCGCTGGCGCTCTCGGGCAACCAGCTCTTCATCGGCGGTGGCTTCACGACCGTCGGCGGTGCGACGCACAACCACGTGGCGTCGGTCAACGCCACGACGGGCGCGGTGAACAACGCGTTCACGACCGACCTCGAGGGCGGCAGCGCGACGTCCCTCACCGCGGACCCCGACGGATCGCGCATCGTGGTCGGCGGCAACTTCCAGACGACCAACGGGTCGAGCAACCCCGGCTTCGGCGTCGCCATGGTGACGAGCACGACCGGGTCGCTCCTGCCGCTGAAGGCGAACGCGCAGCTCCGTGACGCGAGCGACGGCTCGGGAGTGACCTCTCTCGCGAGCGACGCCAGCGGCTTCTACGTCTCGGGCTACGACTACGGCGGAGACGGCAACTTCGAGGGCTCGTGGCACGCCAGCTGGACCGACGGCACGCTGATCTGGCTCGAGGACTGCCACGGCGACAGCTACTCGATCGCCGTCACGGACAACGCCGAGTACCTCGCCGGCCACCCGCACGTGTGCTCCACGCTCGGCGGCTTTCCGCAGACCAACCCGTTCACGTACCACCGGGGCATCGCGTTCACGAAGGTCGCGACCCAGACGCTGACCAGGAGCGCCGACCTCACCAACTGGGCCGGGAAGCCGGCACCGTCGCTGCTCGACTGGTTCCCCGACTTCAACGTCGGCACCTTCACCGGCGAGAGCCAGGGCCCCTGGAGCGTCGCCACCTCCGCCGACTCCCGCTACGTTGTCTACGGCGGCGAGTTCACGACCGTCAACGGCGTGAAGCAGCAGGGCCTCGTGCGCTTCGAGCTCCCCGCCTTCGCGCCGAACAAGATGGGCCCGACGACGAACCTCGCCGCGCCGACGTTCTCATCGGTCGGCAACACCAGCGTGACGGTCAACTGGAAGACCGTCAGCGACCAGGACAACCAGACGCTCACCTACAGCATCTACCGCGACGGCAGCACGACCCCGATCGCGACGAAGCAGGTCGCGTCCACGTTCTGGAACCTGCCCAGCGCAAGTTGGACCGACACGACCGTGACGGCCGGGACGACTCACACCTACCGCGTCGCGGCGAGCGACCCCTTCGGCAACACGCAGCCCGGCGTGGCCGCGACCGTCAAGACGACGGGCACGGCCGGCGGCGGTGGCGGCGGCGGCGGTGGCGGCACCACGCCCACCGGCTACGCGGCGACCGTCGCGTCGCAGGGCGCCGTCGACTACTGGCGCCTCGACCAGGCCAGCGGCACGACCGCGGCCGACAGCCGCGGCTCGCTGCCCATGACGCTCCAGGCCGGGGTCACCTCCGGCACGGCCGGCGCCATCAGCGACGGCGACAAGGCGTCGACGTTCAACGGCACGACGACGGGCACGGCCTCGACGACCAGCCCGATCACCGCGCCGAACACGTTCTCGGTCGCCGCGTGGTTCAAGACGACCACGACCGCAGGAGGCAAGATCGTCGGCTTCGGCGATACGCAGACCGGCGGGTCGGGCAAGTACGACCGCCACGTGTTCATGAACGCCGACGGCACGCTGACCTACGGCGTGCGGACCAACGGCGTCAACAAGCCGATCTCGACGACCGCGAAGTACAACGACGGAGCCTGGCACTTCGTCGTCGGCACGACGTCGTCGGCCGGATCGACGTTCTACGTCGACGGGAAGCTCGTCGGCAGCGACGCGAGCGCGACGAGCGGGCAGACGAACACCGGCTACTGGCGGATCGGCGGCGACAAGACGTGGACCACCGGCGTGCAGTGGTTCGCCGGCTCCATCGACGACGTGTCGATCTACGCCGCGCCGCTGTCGGCCGCGCAGGTCGCCGCCCAGTGGACGGCGGCCGGCCACTAG
- the rsmA gene encoding 16S rRNA (adenine(1518)-N(6)/adenine(1519)-N(6))-dimethyltransferase RsmA has product MPTLLGPAEIRDLADLLGVSPTKKLGQNFVHDANTVRRIVQASGIGEGTSVVEIGPGLGSLTLGLVERGATVTAVEIDRRLAEQLPKTVELMQPGARLTVVVDDAMKVVSLPTEPSHLVANLPYNISVPVLLHFLEHFPSLERGLVMVQAEVGQRLAAEPGSKVYGSPSIKAAWYGDWSTAGLVSRQVFWPVPNVDSILVAYDRHEPKGTEAERRVTFELVDAAFQQRRKMLRQSLSNVIGSSQAASEAIESAGLAATSRGEELTVDDFLAIARGLIAAGEH; this is encoded by the coding sequence ATGCCCACCCTCCTCGGCCCGGCGGAGATCCGCGATCTCGCCGACCTCCTCGGCGTCTCGCCGACCAAGAAGCTCGGCCAGAACTTCGTCCACGACGCCAACACGGTGCGCCGCATCGTCCAGGCCTCCGGCATCGGCGAGGGCACCAGCGTCGTCGAGATCGGCCCCGGCCTCGGCTCGCTCACGCTCGGGCTCGTCGAGCGCGGGGCCACGGTCACCGCGGTCGAGATCGATCGCCGGCTCGCCGAGCAGTTGCCCAAGACGGTCGAGCTGATGCAGCCCGGCGCCCGGCTCACGGTGGTCGTCGACGACGCCATGAAGGTCGTGTCGCTGCCGACCGAACCCAGCCATCTCGTGGCGAACCTGCCCTACAACATCTCGGTGCCCGTGCTCCTGCACTTCCTCGAGCACTTCCCGAGCCTCGAACGCGGTCTGGTGATGGTGCAGGCCGAGGTCGGTCAGCGTCTCGCCGCCGAGCCCGGGTCGAAGGTCTATGGGTCGCCGAGCATCAAGGCCGCCTGGTACGGCGACTGGTCGACCGCCGGGCTCGTGTCGCGGCAGGTCTTCTGGCCCGTGCCGAACGTCGACAGCATCCTGGTGGCCTACGACCGCCACGAGCCGAAGGGCACCGAGGCCGAACGCAGGGTCACGTTCGAGCTCGTCGACGCCGCGTTCCAGCAGCGCCGCAAGATGCTGCGGCAGTCGCTCTCGAACGTCATCGGGTCGTCGCAGGCCGCCTCCGAGGCGATCGAGTCCGCCGGTCTCGCCGCCACGTCGCGCGGCGAAGAGCTCACCGTCGACGACTTCCTGGCGATCGCGCGGGGGCTGATCGCAGCGGGGGAGCACTAG